One window of Populus nigra chromosome 5, ddPopNigr1.1, whole genome shotgun sequence genomic DNA carries:
- the LOC133694719 gene encoding uncharacterized protein LOC133694719 isoform X1 gives MPSFPAIALDRLLEPGASKFVDKSVPSSDDNYPVPKPKPPPPKSKPPLPKSNLERRNSASVVERKGNRPQISPSLYATPESTPLPDSPSSFPPSPYIINHKRRGPRLLKSFSEDDVASRKKELEKDEVNGNVDNGKNELVDSSYGHSVTFFIPGSVEGELLNVVNGSPSKEDVVNGSLSKEDVVNGVHHDTINAAHVNGKIDGEISSGTMQHGTSNTRTEFTLEKDVLKPTEQNGERDGDVDDFFDPQDSMSYTSNTDVEDTTAAECSMKLTAAIPVGEFYDAWEELSSESGPHPSPSPHLSGAELREMRLSLLMEIEKRKQAEEALTNMQNQWQRIRQELALVGLSLPAFPVDVPENDQPSDSNPAEEICQQIYLARFVSESIGRGIAKAEVEIELEAQVEEKNFEIARLWDRLHYYEAVNREMSQRNQEVIEMARRNRQVRKRRQKWIWGSIAAAITLGTTALAWSYLPAMRGSSSASDSHAPEHDDTAN, from the exons ATGCCATCTTTTCCTGCAATAGCTTTGGATAGGTTGTTAGAACCTGGAGCTTCAAAATTTGTCGACAAGTCAGTTCCTAGTTCGGACGACAACTATCCAGTGCCGAAACCGAAGCCTCCTCCACCAAAATCGAAGCCACCTTTACCCAAATCAAACCTAGAGAGGAGGAATAGTGCGTCGGTGGTAGAGAGGAAAGGTAATCGTCCTCAAATATCGCCTTCGCTGTATGCGACTCCCGAATCGACCCCACTTCCTGATTCGCCATCTTCATTTCCTCCTTCGCCTTATATAATTAATCATAAGCGACGTGGGCCACGCCTTTTGAAGAGCTTTTCAGAGGATGATGTAGCTTCTAGGAAGAAGGAATTGGAGAAAGATGAGGTGAATGGGAATGTGGATAATGGAAAAAATGAGCTTGTTGATTCAAGTTATGGCCATTCAGTTACTTTTTTCATCCCTGGTTCTGTTGAAGGTGAGCTTTTGAATGTTGTCAATGGGAGTCCTAGCAAAGAGGATGTTGTAAATGGGAGTCTTAGTAAAGAGGATGTTGTAAATGGTGTCCATCATGATACTATCAACGCGGCGCATGTTAATGGAAAGATTGATGGGGAAATATCGAGTGGTACTATGCAACATGGGACTAGTAATACAAGGACGGAGTTTACCTTGGAAAAGGATGTGTTGAAGCCAACTGAGCAGAATGGGGAACGAGATGGagacgttgatgatttctttgaTCCACAGGACTCAATGAGTTATACTAGTAACACCGATGTTGAGGACACCACTGCAGCTGAGTGTTCTATGAAGCTTACTGCAGCTATACCAGTAGGAGAGTTTTATGATGCTTGGGAAG AACTATCTTCTGAGAGTGGGCcacatccttctccttctcctcatCTCAGTGGAGCTGAATTGCGTGAAATGAGATTGAGTTTGTTAATGGAGATAGAGAAGCGGAAGCAAGCAGAGGAGGCTTTGACTAATATGCAAAACCAGTGGCAGAGAATCAGGCAAGAATTGGCTCTGGTAGGGTTATCCCTCCCTGCTTTTCCTGTTGATGTGCCAGAGAATGATCAGCCATCAGATTCTAATCCTGCAGAGGAGATTTGCCAGCAAATCTATCTTGCTCGGTTTGTATCAGAATCTATAGGAAGGGGCATAGCAAAAGCTGAGGTGGAGATAGAGTTGGAAGCTCAGGTTGAAGAAAAGAACTTTGAAATTGCTCGATTGTGGGATCGACTTCATTATTATGAGGCTGTGAATCGAGAAATGTCTCAGAGGAACCAAGAAGTCATAG AAATGGCACGGCGTAATAGGCAGGTAAGGAAAAGGAGGCAGAAGTGGATTTGGGGCTCAATTGCTGCTGCAATTACACTGGGCACAACAGCCTTGGCATGGTCGTATCTCCCAGCAATGAGAGGATCTTCTTCTGCCAGTGATTCTCATGCGCCAGAGCATGATGATACAGCTAATTGA
- the LOC133694719 gene encoding uncharacterized protein LOC133694719 isoform X2: MPSFPAIALDRLLEPGASKFVDKSVPSSDDNYPVPKPKPPPPKSKPPLPKSNLERRNSASVVERKGNRPQISPSLYATPESTPLPDSPSSFPPSPYIINHKRRGPRLLKSFSEDDVASRKKELEKDEVNGNVDNGKNELVDSSYGHSVTFFIPGSVEGELLNVVNGSPSKEDVVNGSLSKEDVVNGVHHDTINAAHVNGKIDGEISSGTMQHGTSNTRTEFTLEKDVLKPTEQNGERDGDVDDFFDPQDSMSYTSNTDVEDTTAAECSMKLTAAIPVGEFYDAWEELSSESGPHPSPSPHLSGAELREMRLSLLMEIEKRKQAEEALTNMQNQWQRIRQELALVGLSLPAFPVDVPENDQPSDSNPAEEICQQIYLARFVSESIGRGIAKAEVEIELEAQVEEKNFEIARLWDRLHYYEAVNREMSQRNQEVIE; this comes from the exons ATGCCATCTTTTCCTGCAATAGCTTTGGATAGGTTGTTAGAACCTGGAGCTTCAAAATTTGTCGACAAGTCAGTTCCTAGTTCGGACGACAACTATCCAGTGCCGAAACCGAAGCCTCCTCCACCAAAATCGAAGCCACCTTTACCCAAATCAAACCTAGAGAGGAGGAATAGTGCGTCGGTGGTAGAGAGGAAAGGTAATCGTCCTCAAATATCGCCTTCGCTGTATGCGACTCCCGAATCGACCCCACTTCCTGATTCGCCATCTTCATTTCCTCCTTCGCCTTATATAATTAATCATAAGCGACGTGGGCCACGCCTTTTGAAGAGCTTTTCAGAGGATGATGTAGCTTCTAGGAAGAAGGAATTGGAGAAAGATGAGGTGAATGGGAATGTGGATAATGGAAAAAATGAGCTTGTTGATTCAAGTTATGGCCATTCAGTTACTTTTTTCATCCCTGGTTCTGTTGAAGGTGAGCTTTTGAATGTTGTCAATGGGAGTCCTAGCAAAGAGGATGTTGTAAATGGGAGTCTTAGTAAAGAGGATGTTGTAAATGGTGTCCATCATGATACTATCAACGCGGCGCATGTTAATGGAAAGATTGATGGGGAAATATCGAGTGGTACTATGCAACATGGGACTAGTAATACAAGGACGGAGTTTACCTTGGAAAAGGATGTGTTGAAGCCAACTGAGCAGAATGGGGAACGAGATGGagacgttgatgatttctttgaTCCACAGGACTCAATGAGTTATACTAGTAACACCGATGTTGAGGACACCACTGCAGCTGAGTGTTCTATGAAGCTTACTGCAGCTATACCAGTAGGAGAGTTTTATGATGCTTGGGAAG AACTATCTTCTGAGAGTGGGCcacatccttctccttctcctcatCTCAGTGGAGCTGAATTGCGTGAAATGAGATTGAGTTTGTTAATGGAGATAGAGAAGCGGAAGCAAGCAGAGGAGGCTTTGACTAATATGCAAAACCAGTGGCAGAGAATCAGGCAAGAATTGGCTCTGGTAGGGTTATCCCTCCCTGCTTTTCCTGTTGATGTGCCAGAGAATGATCAGCCATCAGATTCTAATCCTGCAGAGGAGATTTGCCAGCAAATCTATCTTGCTCGGTTTGTATCAGAATCTATAGGAAGGGGCATAGCAAAAGCTGAGGTGGAGATAGAGTTGGAAGCTCAGGTTGAAGAAAAGAACTTTGAAATTGCTCGATTGTGGGATCGACTTCATTATTATGAGGCTGTGAATCGAGAAATGTCTCAGAGGAACCAAGAAGTCATAG AGTGA
- the LOC133695315 gene encoding mannan endo-1,4-beta-mannosidase 7-like, with the protein MTYLALALLLVVLIHQGCFHFHVEAGDGFIRTRGVHFLLNGSPYYANGFNAYWLMYTASDPSQRPKVSAAFREAASHGLTVARTWAFSDGGYRPLQYSPGSYNEQMFKGLDFVVAEARSYGIKLILSFANNYDSFGGKKQYVNWARSRGQYLSSDDDFFRHPVVKGYYKNHIKTVLYRYNSFTGIRYKDDPTIMAWELINEPRCTSDPSGRTIQAWIAEMASFVKSIDRNHLLEAGLEGFYGPSTPQRNSLNPGLKIGTDFIANNRITGIDFATVHAYPDQWLSSSNDQNQLSFLNNWLDTHIQDAQNILRKPILIAEFGKSWKNPGFSTYQRDLLFNTVYYKIYSSAKRGGAAAGGLFWQLLTEGMDNFHDGYEIILGQPSSTANVIAQQAHKLYQIQKIFLRMRNVERWKRARAARARRAHWRRGNGGKRIGN; encoded by the exons ATGACTTATTTGGCTTTGGCTCTTTTACTAGTCGTCTTGATCCatcaaggatgttttcatttcCATGTTGAAGCAGGAGATGGTTTCATTAGAACTAGAGGAGTGCATTTCTTGTTGAATGGTAGCCCTTACTATGCAAATGGCTTCAATGCTTACTGGTTGATGTACACAGCTTCCGATCCATCTCAGAGACCAAAAGTTTCAGCTGCATTTCGTGAAGCAGCTAGCCATGGTCTCACTGTGGCCAGAACTTGGGCTTTTAGTGATGGTGGTTACAGACCTCTACAGTACTCCCCTGGATCCTACAATGAACAAATGTTTAAG GGGCTGGATTTTGTTGTAGCTGAGGCTAGAAGTTATGGGATCAAGCTCATTCTGAGCTTTGCTAACAACTATGATAGCTTTGGAGGGAAGAAGCAGTACGTAAACTGGGCAAGAAGTCGAGGGCAGTATCTGTCATCTGATGATGATTTCTTCAGGCACCCCGTTGTCAAGGGTTACTACAAGAACCATATAAAG ACTGTTCTTTATAGATACAATAGCTTTACTGGAATTCGTTACAAAGATGATCCAACAATCATGGCATGGGAGCTTATCAATGAGCCTAGATGCACATCAGATCCTTCTGGAAGGACTATTCAG GCTTGGATAGCAGAAATGGCTTCCTTTGTGAAGTCAATTGACAGAAATCACTTGCTGGAAGCTGGGTTAGAAGGATTTTATGGACCTTCAACACCACAGAGGAACAGTCTCAATCCTGGTTTGAAGATAGGAACAGACTTCATAGCAAATAACCGCATCACTGGAATTGATTTTGCAACAGTCCATGCATATCCTGATCAATG GTTATCCAGCTCTAATGATCAAAACCAGCTTTCTTTCTTGAACAATTGGCTGGATACCCACATACAAGATGCACAAAACATTCTTCGAAAACCAATTCTTATTGCAGAATTTGGAAAATCTTGGAAAAACCCTGGTTTCAGCACATACCAGAGAGACCTATTGTTCAATACCGTGTACTACAAGATATACTCATCGGCTAAAAGAGGAGGTGCAGCTGCTGGAGGCCTGTTTTGGCAACTTTTAACTGAAGGAATGGACAATTTCCACGATGGTTATGAGATAATCTTGGGGCAACCTTCCTCAACTGCAAATGTGATAGCTCAACAGGCACACAAGCTTtatcaaattcaaaagatttttttgaggATGAGAAACGTGGAGAGGTGGAAGAGGGCACGAGCCGCTAGGGCTAGGAGGGCTCATTGGCGGCGTGGAAATGGAGGCAAGCGAATAGGAAACTGA